A DNA window from Acidihalobacter prosperus contains the following coding sequences:
- a CDS encoding multicopper oxidase family protein gives MDRRHFIKSGAAGLALGALGSRTAQAEGINDANISSSASTSVIPAGRPGGIPIPGGAFRPVPGKKLDGGPGYNDPRNRFGGAMRVGRDISPLYTYENIPSESEVEFKTFHIDVVLTEHELVDGVKMHALAFNGQVPGPEIRVQEGDWVKVVFTNKTGLMHTIHWHGLFSPYEMDGVPYTTQPPLMPGQKFVYKFRAAPYGTHFYHCHFSTPLHQAQGMHGAFIVESKDDPVRKQFPYARDYTMVLEAFALDYARQGFNAMLERMKEKMRLMKLHKLSKETLAVFRNYGDLKKHIKAGYIPPYSQNRNQGGSVLPNWNFFGINGKSYPATSPLLIKPGEWIRIRLINGGFLEHYMHLHGHDFYQVANDGALLPAPIRGNTIAVKPGKTADIVVYGNNPGVWTFHDHDTTRVTNNGVYPGGMLTTLEYEDFVGGYAPLTAIDE, from the coding sequence ATGGATCGTAGACATTTCATCAAATCCGGTGCGGCGGGATTGGCCCTGGGTGCCCTGGGTTCGCGCACGGCTCAGGCAGAAGGCATTAATGACGCAAATATTTCATCATCAGCCAGTACGTCGGTGATACCAGCCGGCCGCCCCGGAGGCATTCCAATACCGGGTGGTGCTTTTCGACCAGTGCCTGGAAAAAAGCTGGATGGGGGCCCTGGATACAACGATCCCAGGAATAGATTTGGTGGTGCCATGCGGGTGGGGAGGGATATTTCGCCGCTGTACACGTATGAAAATATACCCAGTGAGAGCGAAGTTGAGTTCAAAACGTTCCATATAGATGTGGTGTTGACCGAGCATGAACTGGTAGACGGCGTAAAAATGCACGCGCTGGCCTTCAATGGGCAAGTTCCCGGTCCAGAAATACGCGTTCAGGAAGGTGATTGGGTAAAAGTGGTTTTCACGAACAAAACGGGCTTGATGCATACCATTCATTGGCATGGTCTATTCTCGCCGTATGAGATGGATGGTGTTCCATACACTACCCAACCTCCACTGATGCCAGGTCAGAAGTTCGTTTATAAATTTCGAGCAGCACCCTATGGCACACATTTCTATCACTGCCACTTCTCGACTCCGTTGCATCAAGCACAAGGTATGCATGGTGCATTTATCGTCGAGTCCAAGGACGATCCGGTGCGAAAGCAATTCCCATACGCCCGTGATTACACCATGGTGCTTGAGGCATTCGCTCTGGATTACGCGCGCCAGGGCTTCAATGCAATGCTGGAACGTATGAAGGAAAAGATGAGGCTTATGAAATTGCATAAGCTTTCCAAGGAAACGCTGGCCGTTTTTCGTAATTATGGCGATCTGAAGAAACATATAAAGGCGGGATATATTCCTCCGTATAGTCAAAACAGGAATCAAGGTGGTTCCGTTCTGCCAAATTGGAATTTTTTTGGCATAAATGGAAAAAGCTATCCTGCAACGAGTCCCTTGTTGATCAAGCCGGGAGAATGGATCCGAATTAGGTTGATCAATGGTGGTTTTTTGGAGCATTACATGCATCTGCATGGGCATGATTTCTATCAGGTTGCCAATGATGGCGCGCTGCTACCGGCGCCGATACGAGGGAATACTATCGCTGTGAAGCCAGGGAAAACTGCCGATATTGTCGTTTATGGCAACAACCCGGGTGTCTGGACGTTCCACGATCATGACACGACACGCGTGACAAACAATGGTGTTTACCCAGGCGGAATGCTGACGACTCTCGAATATGAGGATTTCGTCGGCGGCTATGCGCCACTTACTGCCATTGACGAATAA
- a CDS encoding heavy metal translocating P-type ATPase encodes MSLQIGVEGMTCASCSARVERGLRKLPGVAEANVNLATERAEVRFDPQRLTPARVVDAIHETGYTPVSGEVDLEIEGMTCASCVGRVERALKRTRGVLDARVNLATEHAHVQYLPAMIDPESLAAAVDEAGYTAHPLNGTDVADTNKRRASLRAMGRDVAIAAGLAAIILMLSMGSTFIPVFNRALQTASPFPHFWDWVQWLFATVVLFGPGLRFFRPGWIAYRHLSPDMNSLVATGTGAAWVYSTLVLLAPTLFPAAARHVYFDSAAVVIAAVLFGKYLEELAKGRTSSAIRKLLGLQAKAARRLEADGSEVEVPMAQLRIGDRVAVRPGERIPLDGQVVEGHAHVDESMLTGEPLPIAKGVDDYVVGGTVNRDGRLVIKATSVGRDTVLAQIIKLVESAQTGKLPIQGVADRVVRIFSPVVIAIALVTFSVWLLLGANISVALVSAVAVLVVACPCAMGLATPAAIMVGTGRAAELGVLFRKGDALETLSRVDTILFDKTGTLTEGRPSLGAVEGRQTDEALRLAAALEAASEHPLARAIVEAAKERQLAPPLLKTSRPWPAMASRG; translated from the coding sequence ATGTCGCTACAGATCGGCGTGGAAGGCATGACCTGCGCCTCCTGCAGCGCGCGCGTCGAACGGGGATTGCGGAAATTGCCTGGCGTAGCCGAAGCCAATGTGAATCTTGCTACTGAGCGCGCGGAAGTGCGTTTCGATCCTCAGCGACTCACTCCGGCTCGGGTCGTGGATGCGATTCACGAGACTGGCTATACGCCAGTGAGCGGCGAGGTTGATCTGGAAATCGAAGGTATGACCTGCGCCTCCTGCGTAGGACGGGTTGAACGCGCATTGAAGCGAACACGCGGCGTGTTGGATGCCAGGGTGAACCTCGCCACTGAGCATGCACACGTGCAATACCTGCCTGCCATGATCGATCCTGAGTCGCTTGCCGCAGCCGTGGACGAAGCCGGCTACACTGCGCATCCCTTGAATGGGACCGATGTGGCGGATACGAACAAGCGGCGTGCTTCCCTGCGCGCCATGGGGCGAGATGTAGCCATTGCTGCAGGCCTTGCCGCGATCATCCTGATGCTGTCTATGGGAAGCACCTTCATCCCGGTCTTCAATCGCGCGTTGCAAACGGCAAGTCCATTCCCACATTTCTGGGATTGGGTGCAGTGGCTATTCGCCACGGTAGTACTATTCGGCCCTGGACTGCGTTTTTTCCGCCCTGGCTGGATTGCCTATCGGCATCTGTCACCAGACATGAATTCGCTGGTTGCCACCGGCACCGGCGCAGCTTGGGTTTATAGTACGTTGGTGCTACTGGCCCCAACACTCTTCCCAGCGGCAGCACGGCACGTGTACTTTGACTCTGCGGCAGTAGTGATCGCCGCGGTCTTGTTCGGGAAATATCTGGAAGAATTGGCTAAGGGCCGCACCTCCTCTGCGATCCGCAAGTTGCTAGGCTTACAAGCCAAAGCTGCGCGTCGACTGGAAGCCGACGGATCTGAAGTTGAGGTACCAATGGCACAACTGCGCATCGGCGACCGCGTGGCAGTGCGTCCGGGTGAGCGCATTCCGCTGGACGGGCAAGTGGTCGAAGGCCATGCCCATGTGGACGAATCCATGCTCACCGGTGAACCTTTGCCGATTGCCAAGGGCGTGGACGACTACGTTGTAGGCGGCACTGTGAACCGGGACGGGCGACTGGTGATCAAGGCCACCTCGGTAGGCCGTGACACCGTACTGGCGCAGATTATCAAACTGGTGGAAAGCGCGCAGACGGGCAAACTGCCGATCCAAGGGGTAGCCGACCGCGTGGTACGCATATTCTCGCCAGTGGTGATCGCCATCGCGCTCGTCACCTTCAGTGTATGGCTGCTACTCGGCGCGAACATCAGCGTGGCACTGGTTTCCGCTGTGGCGGTTTTGGTGGTGGCCTGCCCTTGCGCCATGGGCTTGGCCACGCCAGCGGCGATCATGGTAGGCACCGGGCGCGCGGCGGAACTGGGTGTGCTGTTTCGCAAGGGCGATGCGCTGGAGACACTCTCGCGCGTCGATACCATTCTGTTCGACAAAACCGGTACTCTGACCGAAGGTCGGCCATCGCTGGGCGCTGTCGAAGGGCGGCAGACCGATGAGGCCCTGCGTCTGGCCGCAGCGCTGGAAGCAGCCTCTGAGCATCCGCTGGCACGGGCCATCGTCGAGGCAGCCAAGGAACGCCAACTCGCCCCCCCTCTGTTGAAGACTTCCAGGCCGTGGCCGGCTATGGCATCGAGGGGGTGA